AAACGGGTATAGTGATGAAGTTTGTAATTGTGTACAAGAAGGTGGAACTATGGAAGCATGTAACACAGACTGTGCACAACTAAAACGCCTTATCGAACACACCCTTGATAAAAACCAGACTCAATCAGTTAAGAATGGTTAGCGGTAATTTTGAAAAAGGGTTGAGAATTAATAAAAACCCAAACACAGGGGCTTATGTGCCAAGTTTAATTCCGGGAGACAACAATGGTACTAATCATATTAACATAGTGGTACATCCTTATACTGCCGCCATTGCACACACCCACTCAAACGATGTTGCCTATAAAATGTTTTCTGCACCTGATATCCTTAAAATGGCGCAAATTGTAAACAGGGTGCAGAGTAATGCTAATAGTACCGTATTGCCTCTGGAAATAACTCATATTTTGGTGGTTGATAATAATGATACTGATAAAACTTATGCCATACGTTTTGACGATATGCAAAGTATACAAATTTTGCAGGATATTATCAGCAATAAGAAAAAACAACAACGATTTAATAAAAAATTAAAAAATGCTTATGAAAGTGATTATAGCTATCAGACCTATACGGATGAAACCGATATTTTTAAGCAGCAACGACATTTATTCAAGCATTTGGAAAAATATAATTTGAATATTTCGTTGTATGAAGCCAATTTCAACGATTTGGGTCTTGTAGATCATTGGCAAAAAATAAATAAAGAAACACTGGAACAAGAACCCTGTAATTAAAAAAACCATAACAAAATGAAACATATAATAACAATAATAGCACTAATAAGTTTATTTTCTTGTAAAGCACAATCTGTAATTGTACCGATAGGAAGCGGAGAAGATTTTCAAAAAAACCCGAATTATTATGTAAAAGATGTTAATAATGAATTTGGCAAATTTGAAGGAATATGGAAATACCAAAATGGCAATACCTCAATTATATTTAAACTAAAAAAAGAGGAACATTATCAAGTTTCTGAAACTTCTAATTATTTAGATTTATTAGTAGGTGAATATCAATACATTGAAAATGGAGTTGAAAAAGTAAACACTTTAGCTGATTTTGACAATCCAAGCATTTCAGGTTACAATCATAAAATAAGTGGTCGTGTTTTTACACATAATATTCCTAATATATGTATTGACAATAGTCACAGTTCTGAAATAAAAATTGAGTTGATGATTGAAAGTCCCGGTGATCACCTAATAGAAGGGCGGGTTATTTTACGTTATGTCAATGAAAATGGTACTGAAAAACTGGAGGTTTGCATCTATGATTATTCCATATTGCAGACAATGAAAATGATAGAATTGACATACCGGATGGTAATTATGAGTTTATAAAGCAATAAAACAAAAGTTCTTTTCCATTTATCTTTTTTTGTACAAACTAAAAAAGAGATAGTACATAGGAGAAATAAAATGTACCGTTATGATGATAGATGCTAAAAAAGATATGATGTATTTGTTAGTTATTATATACTACTTTTAAAATTTTTAACAAAATCATCCCATTTTTGGGTTTTGTATTTCTCTTGTCCGAAATAATTGATGATTTGCTCCATGGTTTTAGTATCCAAATATCCGGGAATACGATCCAGCAACTTTTCGTCTTTATCCATAAAAACGGTGGTAGGATAGCTCAACTTGCCATTTAGAAGACTCGCAGCCAGCTCATGAAATTTAGACCTCCTTTCTTGTCGATATTTAAAAGTATATTCTTTGTAAACAATATCTTTTTTTCCTTCGCCGTCTAACTTAACCGCATAAAAATACTTGTTTATATAATCTACAACTACCTTATTTTTATATGTGGTTTTATCCATTTTCTTACACCAACCACACCAATCTGTGTAGATATCGAGTAAAATGAATCTTTTTTCTTTCTTATTTAACTCAATGGCTTTCTCAAAAGAAACCCAGTTTACTTCCTGGGCAGTTACCGATACCGCAAAAAGGCTTATAATAAGTACAATACTATATTTTCTCATAAGATGTAAGTCGATCGTTTGGATACAAATTTACAAAAATAAAGTATCTTCCGTATTTTGGTCCTATTGTTAACGAACACCATGCATGAGTTTTTTGATTACTGGTTGCATGGCAACAGAAAAAACCGCAAGAAAAGCAGCAACTATCGTCAATAACCAAAAGAAATAACTGATCCCGTTTTCATTAGCAATTTTGTCTATATTTTCTCCAAAAATACCAGCTAACTTCATCCCAATTGCAATCGCCAAATAATATACTCCAAACATAAAAGCAATCATACGGCCGGGTACTAATTTACTCACATAAGAAAGACCAACAGGCGAAATACAGAGTTCTCCCATAGTATGGAACAGATATACTAAAATTAACCATATCATACTTACGGACGCTGTTTTTGCACCGGGAGCAATTCCTGTTGCTCCAAATGCAACACATGCCATACCCAATGCTAATAAAAACATTCCTATTGCAAATTTCACATTGGCTGTCGGGTTATATTTACTCTCCCAAGCCTTAGAGAACAAAGGAGCAAGAGTAATGATAAATAATGAATTCAATACTCCGAACCAAGAAGCCGGAACTTCGGTTAAAGGTTCTGTTTTCTTTTCTAAAAGAAGAAAATCCAATGTACTGTCAGATAAGGTTAAAAAACCGGCAGCGTACCATTCTTTGATTAACATCCACAAGGTAATTAACCAAATTAAAATAAAACTTATTGATAAAATAATATTAGCTAAGCCATAAGTTTTAAAAGTTTTCCTGAACAATAAAAATAACACCCAATTAATAATAATTAATGGAATGAGTGATACTAATGTGTTCACTATTAGGAAAGTTAAGCTGGCATTGCCCGTTAGAATTCTGTTCGTATAATCTTTAGCAAAAATGGTTAAAGTACCGGGAGACTGTTCAAATACGGCCCAAAAGAAAATAGTCAAAAATGAGAAGAAGGTAACAGCTATCATTTTATCTCTGGTAATCTTTGAATAGTTAATAAGCCTGTATACCAACAAAAAGATAAAAATTGAGAGTGCTACTAATATCATTACAGTATTTCCGTCTATTTTCAGGAAATTGAAATCAAATAAATTAAAAGTGCCTTCTGAAATTTTGGAAGCAGGGGCATTAATCAACCAAAGTAATGCTATGGTGGTGGAAATAGCAATTAAAACAAGTTGCCAGATGCCAAACGGAT
This window of the Flavobacteriaceae bacterium genome carries:
- a CDS encoding DUF255 domain-containing protein, with the translated sequence MRKYSIVLIISLFAVSVTAQEVNWVSFEKAIELNKKEKRFILLDIYTDWCGWCKKMDKTTYKNKVVVDYINKYFYAVKLDGEGKKDIVYKEYTFKYRQERRSKFHELAASLLNGKLSYPTTVFMDKDEKLLDRIPGYLDTKTMEQIINYFGQEKYKTQKWDDFVKNFKSSI